Proteins from a single region of Ignavibacteriota bacterium:
- a CDS encoding choice-of-anchor D domain-containing protein translates to MNYKLFRWSFLFLLLTSFAFAQSSFWVPTAGPLRISVSSLALNSQGHLFAGTYTKGMYRSTDNGTSWAQINNGLPEARIYSIGVSRSPRNHDNIFVATHGAGVFRSTNNGERWYRVGFNDTSKYIESIVIDLEGNVFASAHHIWYDRSTLYRSTDNGAYWEVTEIDNPLVNTATISLLIPTTGKYKGKLFAGTNWGIYRSENFGNDWERIVPVGTNFAVNSIAINYKGDIYAAASDSAVYKSVDSGMNWSHAKVTNDKVLSLAITPNGVLFAATYGSGLYRSLDDGKTWHSLQSGLDNELMLSVAYADAGDYSTYVYAGGTGLGTFRSRNSTTPFALNRYDILFGDVKVGQSKTDSIVVTNMDTTDLAISRPIVPEYFSVTPSDTTISVGGSVKYYVTFTPTWYDTVESSTIFNSTANSSPDEVLIWGIGRAADTRLLQSGLAYGRVYLGKYSEMSVRIKNTGNDTLRFTNIYTSDSVFTAWSDVNEVLPREYAYITIKFTPRIHGPYAGFTVIESNSMSSPDTIWMNGFGRGYPVPFMNVAQVKFGNVKVGNQKDTVLSVTNIGEDTLWISKFESNNSEFSVKIDKSPVPPGEKRNFTVSFSPYSKGEVYAAIFLYSNALSSPDSIIVHGLGDPPTDIKTLEGTPTEFALYQNYPNPFNPATYFRFALPQDGAVKITLYNQLGSEVTTVVEEILPAGYYETYWRNTGFPSGVYYYRFIVRTVRTENDMELNPPSNIIFEEMKKLVLVK, encoded by the coding sequence ATGAATTACAAACTTTTCCGATGGAGTTTTCTGTTTCTCCTTCTCACTTCGTTTGCTTTTGCTCAATCTTCATTCTGGGTTCCGACAGCCGGACCGTTGCGGATTTCTGTCTCATCTCTTGCTTTAAATTCGCAAGGTCATCTCTTTGCAGGTACATACACAAAAGGAATGTACCGCTCGACTGATAACGGAACTTCGTGGGCACAAATCAACAATGGATTGCCGGAAGCACGGATTTATTCCATTGGAGTTTCCCGCTCGCCCCGAAATCATGACAACATTTTTGTTGCAACACACGGCGCAGGCGTGTTCCGTTCGACAAACAACGGAGAACGATGGTACCGTGTCGGATTTAACGACACGAGCAAATACATCGAATCAATTGTGATTGACCTTGAAGGAAATGTGTTCGCTTCAGCGCATCATATTTGGTACGACAGAAGCACGTTGTACCGTTCGACTGATAACGGAGCGTACTGGGAAGTAACCGAAATTGACAACCCGCTCGTCAACACGGCGACAATTTCTTTGTTGATTCCGACAACGGGCAAATACAAAGGAAAATTATTCGCCGGTACGAACTGGGGAATTTATCGCTCAGAAAACTTTGGCAACGATTGGGAACGCATTGTTCCGGTTGGGACGAACTTTGCTGTCAACTCAATCGCCATCAATTACAAAGGAGATATTTACGCGGCGGCAAGTGATAGTGCTGTGTATAAATCGGTTGATAGCGGAATGAATTGGTCACACGCAAAGGTTACGAACGATAAAGTTCTTTCACTTGCAATTACGCCGAACGGTGTATTGTTTGCCGCAACATACGGAAGCGGATTGTATCGTTCGCTTGATGATGGAAAAACATGGCACTCATTGCAATCCGGTTTGGATAACGAGTTGATGCTCTCTGTTGCTTATGCCGATGCCGGAGATTACAGTACATACGTTTATGCAGGCGGAACAGGACTCGGAACATTCCGAAGTCGAAATTCTACAACGCCGTTTGCTCTCAATCGGTACGATATTTTATTTGGCGATGTGAAAGTCGGACAATCAAAAACAGATTCCATTGTCGTTACAAACATGGACACAACCGATTTGGCAATTTCCCGACCAATAGTACCTGAATATTTTAGTGTAACTCCCTCTGATACGACCATCTCCGTTGGCGGAAGCGTGAAATATTATGTCACATTTACCCCGACATGGTACGATACGGTTGAAAGTTCAACGATTTTTAACAGCACGGCAAACTCTTCCCCCGATGAAGTATTGATTTGGGGAATCGGTCGTGCGGCGGATACGCGGCTTCTTCAATCGGGACTTGCATACGGTCGCGTGTATCTCGGAAAGTATTCCGAAATGTCTGTGCGAATTAAAAATACCGGCAACGATACGCTTCGCTTCACCAATATCTACACAAGCGATTCCGTCTTTACCGCGTGGTCTGATGTAAATGAAGTTCTCCCGCGTGAATACGCGTACATCACAATTAAATTCACTCCGAGAATTCATGGTCCGTACGCGGGCTTCACCGTCATCGAGAGTAACTCGATGTCATCTCCCGACACAATTTGGATGAACGGTTTCGGTCGCGGGTATCCTGTTCCGTTTATGAATGTTGCTCAAGTGAAATTCGGAAATGTGAAAGTCGGAAACCAGAAGGACACAGTTCTTTCCGTTACCAATATTGGTGAAGATACGCTCTGGATTTCCAAGTTTGAATCGAACAACTCCGAGTTCAGCGTGAAAATTGATAAATCGCCTGTGCCGCCCGGAGAGAAAAGAAATTTCACTGTAAGTTTCTCCCCTTACTCAAAAGGCGAAGTGTATGCAGCAATTTTCCTGTACAGCAACGCGCTCTCCTCTCCCGATTCGATTATTGTTCACGGTCTCGGCGACCCGCCGACCGACATCAAAACGCTTGAAGGAACACCGACGGAGTTTGCGTTGTACCAGAACTATCCCAACCCGTTCAACCCTGCAACATATTTTCGATTTGCCCTTCCTCAGGATGGCGCAGTGAAAATCACTCTCTACAACCAACTCGGTTCAGAAGTTACAACGGTAGTTGAAGAAATTTTACCTGCCGGCTACTACGAAACCTACTGGCGCAACACCGGCTTCCCGAGCGGCGTGTATTATTACCGTTTCATCGTCCGAACTGTCCGTACCGAAAACGATATGGAACTCAATCCTCCATCAAATATTATTTTTGAGGAGATGAAGAAGTTGGTGCTGGTGAAGTGA
- a CDS encoding nucleotidyltransferase — protein MKLPPDFKDFLKLLNENEVKYLLIGGYAVGYHGYVRTTNDLDIWVNPTAYNAERVVTVLQKFGFDLPDVKVDLFLQEKRIIRMGNPPMRIELCTSISGVNFDDCFQERVVNTIDNIHVNIISLEKLKINKLASGRHKDLDDLENLP, from the coding sequence ATGAAGCTACCTCCCGACTTCAAAGATTTTTTGAAGTTGTTGAACGAGAATGAGGTAAAATATCTCCTCATCGGAGGTTATGCTGTCGGCTATCATGGTTATGTTCGGACTACCAATGATTTGGATATTTGGGTTAACCCGACTGCTTACAATGCAGAACGAGTTGTCACAGTGTTACAAAAATTTGGTTTCGATTTGCCTGACGTTAAAGTTGATTTATTTTTACAGGAAAAAAGAATCATTCGCATGGGAAATCCACCGATGCGGATTGAGCTATGTACAAGCATCTCCGGCGTCAATTTCGATGACTGTTTTCAAGAAAGAGTTGTAAATACCATTGACAACATTCATGTTAATATTATTAGCCTTGAAAAATTAAAGATTAACAAATTGGCAAGTGGAAGGCACAAGGATTTAGATGACCTCGAAAATTTACCTTGA